The following are from one region of the Littorina saxatilis isolate snail1 linkage group LG2, US_GU_Lsax_2.0, whole genome shotgun sequence genome:
- the LOC138958440 gene encoding uncharacterized protein gives MSLLGKPSFVWRQVFGQYEAVLKAKADNIKDAKKRKELISLDTWYQQELRQLISGRSEKFITHEELAKLMKWKLMRGKFRPRLQQMVEENSAESVETASKKGFQALPSIKAAVEALTVLRAVGPATASAVLAAGAPQHAPFMADESMLALPGLQPLKYTLPAYQQYVQLVADITKILKKEDGEFGWTPHHVELALWTLQMAKTLKLDNVLAMLDHKTPSTTESADHDKTRSASNGQDTTASSKNKRKTTSSDKPVKKKKT, from the exons ATGTCTTTGCTCGGAAAACCATCGTTTGTCTGGCGTCAAGTTTTTGGGCAGTATGAAGCGGTTTTGAAAGCAAAGGCGGATAACATAAAGGATGCGAAGAAGAGGAAGGAGCTCATAAGTTTGGACACATG GTACCAGCAGGAGCTTCGGCAACTGATCAGTGGAAGAAGTGAGAAGTTCATTACACATGAAGAACTGGCCAAGCTGATGAAATGGAAACTGATG AGGGGGAAGTTTCGGCCGCGTCTACAGCAAATGGTGGAGGAGAACAGTGCAGAGAGTGTGGAGACTGCCAGCAAGAAGGGATTCCAAGCTTTGCCAAGCATCAAGGCTGCTGTCGAAGCCCTCACAGTGCTAAGAGCTGTGGGCCCTGCTACTGCTTCAG CTGTGCTTGCAGCAGGGGCACCCCAGCATGCCCCCTTCATGGCGGATGAGAGTATGCTGGCCTTGCCCGGTCTTCAGCCTCTCAAGTACACTCTCCCAGCCTACCAGCAGTATGTCCAGCTAGTTGCCGACATCACCAAGATTCTAAAGAAAGAGG ATGGAGAGTTTGGCTGGACACCTCACCATGTGGAACTTGCTCTGTGGACACTGCAGATGGCCAAGACGCTGAAACTGGACAATGTTCTTGCTATGCTTGACCACAAGACACCGTCAACCACAGAATCAGCAGACCACGACAAGACTCGCTCCGCATCAAATGGTCAGGATACAACTGCCTCATCCAAAAACAAGCGCAAAACTACAAGCAGCGACAAGCcagtaaagaaaaagaagacttgA
- the LOC138958436 gene encoding AP-4 complex accessory subunit Tepsin-like, with product MAVETLNFTADQLVFAGKVGVLMKGTSDDDSPIPGYLYKEISDISYQSPAHCEFLLEFLVKRMGKKSCHVKYKTLKLAKHLVENGDPAFRTALRQNSQSIQEATKFGGPPDPVHGNLPFLVVRKLAKELCQVVFDVDQEPGSQSTQSHSPAQTQTIVGIGPSEGSRGGKYQGFGNTPTAKKSLGHTIQDGLEKLAEQFSETSAQRQAALLAQFEDSAGDYVPPVVAPVSPPYQPELCTHKQKDVAVSPKKVVAKHVPGRAGGGWEDDLDAPQGQVSGTQSEGSSEQSDRLEAVSAPDWSAEEQIVTENLQLSDRSQFFLLRPSNLKVFKKRCQGLNSEKIVEFINNRMQSADDYVVVRAMLLLETFLVRSDTVSLDFIVTTCHQQLNKLVHKGTDQRIKDKAIKTIRGLECYSSVPDILALISAES from the exons ATGGCAGTAGAAACATTGAATTTCACAGCTGACCAGCTTGTCTTTGCAGGAAAG GTTGGAGTACTCATGAAGGGAACATCTGATGATGATTCACCAATACCTGGCTATTTATACAAGGAAATCAGTG ATATCAGTTACCAGTCACCCGCACATTGTGAGTTTCTTCTGGAGTTCCTGGTGAAAAGAATGGGCAAAAAATCTTGCCATGTCAAGTATAAG ACTTTGAAGCTTGCAAAACATTTGGTGGAGAATGGGGATCCTGCCTTTAGAACCGCTCTCAGGCAGAATTCTCAGAGCATTCAGGAAGCAACAA AATTCGGCGGCCCACCTGATCCTGTGCATGGCAACTTACCTTTTCTGGTTGTCCGAAAGCTAGCAAAG GAGCTGTGTCAGGTTGTGTTTGATGTTGATCAGGAGCCTGGCAGTCAGTCTACTCAGTCTCACAGCCCTGCGCAAACACAGACCATAG ttGGTATAGGCCCTTCAGAAGGTTCAAGAGGCGGAAAATACCAAGGTTTTGGAAATACTCCCACAGCTAAAA AATCACTAGGTCACACAATTCAGGATGGACTGGAAAAGCTAGCCGAACAGTTCAGTGAAACATCGGCCCAGCGACAAGCTGCTTTGTTAGCACAGTTCGAGGACTCTGCAGGGGATTATGTGCCACCAGTTGTGGCCCCTGTTTCACCACCTTACCAGCCTGAGTTATGCACCCACAAACAAAAAGATGTAGCAGTTTCACCTAAAAAAG TTGTTGCCAAGCATGTGCCTGGTCGTGCTGGGGGTGGTTGGGAAGATGACCTTGATGCTCCCCAAGGTCAGGTGTCAGGGACGCAAAGCGAAGGGAGCAGTGAGCAGTCAGACAG ATTGGAGGCTGTATCAGCCCCCGACTGGTCGGCGGAGGAACAGATAGTCACAGAAAACCTACAGCTGAGTGACAGGAGTCAGTTCTTTCTGTTGAGACCCTCTAACCTCAAGGTCTTCAAGAAGAGATGCCAAGGCCTCAACAGTGAGAAGATTGTAGAGTTCATCAACAATAGGATGCAGTCAGCTGATGATTATGTTGTGGTG CGTGCCATGCTGCTACTGGAAACATTTCTGGTGAGAAGTGACACAGTGAGCCTGGACTTTATCGTCACTACATGCCACCAGCAGCTGAACAAGCTTGTCCACAAGGGCACTGACCAGCGCATCAAGGACAAAGCCATCAAG ACCATAAGAGGCCTGGAGTGTTATTCAAGTGTTCCAGACATTCTAGCATTAATCAGTGCTGAGAGTTGA